The Brassica napus cultivar Da-Ae chromosome C7, Da-Ae, whole genome shotgun sequence genome has a segment encoding these proteins:
- the LOC111211049 gene encoding merozoite surface protein CMZ-8-like has product MNRLYSRLHVSQRERGTSVRCWESLPSLSTKSFASSPISLDGFPPPSSRPRTPSNPPAICPISPISPISLSIPIYRPQSLALNLSNEALHRSSPTKLSNDLSSDPSPNLSHLSTNLSSDLSADFNESLHRISPLISPPISPPPISPQINKMTIPHEPHFFKPLLPGFHSGVTIPLAFFSKHMEGKTNQKTWKLRSDASDQTWEVLLEGRTLTGADDNKISKFQSKFIVLVLPVVRCFDVEIVSFISGGTGAMSSFSYDFCFLAEVTASNLKADKLVSHFSYV; this is encoded by the exons atgaaccggttATATAGCCGG CTGCACGTGTCACAGAGAGAGAGGGGAACGAGTGTTCGGTGTtgggaaagtcttccatctctCTCGACGAAATCATTCGCATCGTCTCCCATCTCTCTCGACGGTTTCCCTCCACCGAGCTCTCGACCGCGGACTCCGTCGAATCCTCCGGCGATCTGTCCCATCTCTCCCATATCCCCTATCTCTCTGTCGATCCCAATCTATCGGCCTCAATCCCTCGCCCTAAATCTCTCCAACGAAGCTCTCCACCGATCCTCTCCAACGAAGCTCTCCAACGATCTCTCCTCCGATCCGAGCCCCAATCTCTCCCATCTCTCCACCAATCTCTCCAGCGATCTCTCTGCCGATTTCAACGAATCACTCCACCGGATCTCTCCACTGATATCTCCGCCGATCTCTCCCCCGCCGATCTCTCCTCAGATAAACAAG ATGACGATTCCACATGAACCTCATTTCTTTAAGCCTCTGCTTCCTGGTTTCCACAGTGGCGTC ACAATACCACTTGCCTTCTTCTCAAAGCACATGGAAGGGAAGACGAACCAGAAAACATGGAAACTAAGATCGGACGCTTCAGATCAAACTTGGGAAGTGCTACTAGAAGGCAGGACACTCACCGGTGCTGATGACAATAAGATTAGTAAGTTTCAATCAAAGTTCATCGTTTTGGTCCTGCCTGTTGTGAGATGTTTTGACGTGgaaattgtttcttttatttcagGAGGAACAGGGGCaatgtcttctttctcatacgACTTCTGTTTTTTGGCTGAGGTCACTGCTTCAAATCTAAAAGCAGACAAACTTGTGAGTCATTTTTCATACGTATAA
- the LOC106423319 gene encoding diacylglycerol kinase theta-like codes for MSRSKSIVINSSSENNISTVAAAAVAMRRSASNASPVIHTNDLNREPRRPRSFKFPVSPQLIQGEEMVHFGHPQHVLVKVELPDIYTCAGCKEEGAGIRYVCQECDYQLHEFCALAPPLLKSHPFHYQHQLPFFAKPAKGGIMKSKCDVCGRSPKGYTYRCKACSFQMHPGCAMLSPSLSSSSLHRHPLQLLPSSSPANTTGGFLCGECKRGKRAGRVYRCTVCDYHLHAVCAKDAAVNGLRENGHKGRDRSPAVLGTAARLASQVVIDFLGGMMEGLGEGVGEAILDGVSRGGGGGGRGGGNGGVTGVTPRVRGG; via the exons ATGAGCAGAAGCAAATCCATAGTCATCAATTCCAGTTCCGAAAATAATATCTCCACAGTCGCTGCCGCAGCTGTAGCTATGAGACGTTCTGCTTCAAACGCAAGCCCCGTGATACATACTAATGATCTTAACAGAGAACCGCGGCGACCGCGGTCATTTAAGTTTCCGGTATCTCCCCAACTGATACAAGGGGAAGAGATGGTCCACTTCGGACATCCGCAACACGTGCTTGTCAAAGTTGAACTGCCAGATATCTACACGTGTGCAGggtgcaaagaagaaggagctgGGATTAGGTACGTGTGCCAAGAGTGTGATTATCAGCTCCATGAGTTTTGTGCTTTGGCTCCTCCTCTACTTAAGTCGCATCCTTTTCATTACCAGCATCAGCTTCCCTTCTTTGCCAAGCCTG CTAAAGGAGGAATAATGAAATCAAAATGCGACGTGTGTGGAAGATCACCTAAAGGTTACACCTATAGATGCAAAGCTTGCAGTTTCCAGATGCATCCTGGCTGCGCCATGTTATCTCCTTCCCTCTCCTCTTCCTCTCTCCATCGCCACCCTCTACAGCTCCTCCCCTCTTCCTCCCCTGCCAACACCACCGGCGGGTTCCTCTGCGGAGAGTGCAAGAGAGGTAAGCGAGCCGGGAGGGTTTACCGTTGCACCGTTTGTGATTACCACTTGCATGCCGTATGCGCCAAGGACGCCGCCGTGAACGGCCTTCGTGAGAACGGACACAAAGGGAGGGATAGGTCTCCAGCGGTTTTGGGAACGGCGGCGAGGTTAGCGTCGCAGGTTGTGATTGATTTTCTTGGTGGTATGATGGAAGGTCTAGGTGAAGGTGTTGGTGAAGCCATTTTGGACGGTGTAAGTAgaggcggtggtggtggcggtCGCGGTGGAGGAAATGGAGGTGTTACTGGGGTAACTCCACGTGTCAGAGGGGGCTAA